One stretch of Amycolatopsis sp. 195334CR DNA includes these proteins:
- the crtI gene encoding phytoene desaturase family protein, translating to MTDHVVVVGAGLAGLSAALHLLGSGREVTIVEQGEHPGGRAGQSALDGYRFDTGASVLTMPELVDEALAAVGESISDRLRLVRLDPAYRAHFADGSTLSLHTGAEAMEAEIRDFAGPREAAGYRRLRTWLTELYAVQKDHFIGANFDSPLDLVRPELAKLAALGGFGRLGPRVARYLADERVRRLFSFQSLYAGLDPMRAMGAYGVISYMDTVGGVYYPVGGIGKVAEAMADAAEKAGAELKFATHAAWLERRGSHVDAVRTSAGERIPCDAVVVATELTGAYQLLGAHPKRALPLRYSPSAVVLHGHTGRSWPELDHHTIFFGGAWDRTFTEIIREGRLMSDPSLLVTRPTATDPSLAPGGRQVVSVLAPAPNLKAGRIDWDRVGPAYREELVRTLENRGLTGFGDEYEVVDAVTPADWAERGFGAGTPFSLAHTFVQTGPFRPRNVLPGIENAALAGCGTTPGVGIPPVLISGKLAAARILAA from the coding sequence GTGACCGACCACGTCGTAGTCGTCGGCGCCGGCCTCGCGGGGCTGTCGGCGGCGCTGCACCTGCTGGGTTCCGGCCGCGAAGTCACCATCGTCGAACAGGGCGAGCACCCCGGCGGGCGCGCGGGCCAGTCCGCGCTCGACGGCTACCGCTTCGACACCGGCGCCAGCGTGCTCACCATGCCGGAACTGGTCGACGAGGCGCTCGCCGCGGTCGGTGAGTCCATTTCGGACCGGCTGCGGCTGGTCCGGCTCGATCCCGCCTACCGCGCGCACTTCGCCGACGGGAGCACGCTCTCGCTGCACACCGGCGCCGAGGCGATGGAAGCCGAGATCCGCGACTTCGCCGGTCCACGCGAAGCCGCCGGTTACCGGCGACTTCGGACCTGGCTGACCGAGCTGTACGCGGTGCAGAAGGACCACTTCATCGGCGCGAACTTCGACTCGCCGCTCGACCTGGTCCGCCCGGAACTGGCGAAACTGGCCGCGCTCGGCGGGTTCGGCAGGCTCGGCCCGCGGGTCGCCAGGTACCTGGCCGACGAACGCGTGCGTCGGCTGTTCTCCTTCCAGTCGCTCTACGCCGGGCTCGACCCGATGCGCGCGATGGGTGCCTACGGGGTCATCTCGTACATGGACACCGTCGGCGGTGTCTACTACCCCGTCGGCGGCATCGGCAAGGTCGCCGAGGCGATGGCGGACGCGGCCGAGAAGGCCGGTGCGGAACTGAAGTTCGCCACGCACGCGGCCTGGCTGGAGCGCCGGGGGTCCCATGTGGACGCTGTGCGCACGAGCGCGGGTGAGCGGATCCCGTGTGACGCGGTGGTCGTGGCGACCGAGCTGACCGGGGCGTACCAGCTGCTCGGCGCCCACCCGAAGCGCGCGCTGCCGCTGCGGTACTCGCCGTCGGCGGTGGTGCTGCACGGGCACACCGGCCGGTCGTGGCCGGAACTGGACCACCACACCATCTTCTTCGGCGGGGCCTGGGACCGGACGTTCACCGAGATCATCCGCGAGGGCAGGCTGATGAGCGATCCTTCGCTGCTGGTCACCCGGCCGACCGCGACCGACCCGTCGCTCGCCCCGGGCGGGCGCCAGGTGGTCTCGGTGCTCGCGCCCGCGCCGAACCTGAAGGCCGGCCGGATCGACTGGGACCGCGTCGGCCCGGCCTACCGCGAGGAACTGGTGCGCACACTGGAAAACCGCGGCCTGACCGGTTTCGGCGACGAGTACGAGGTGGTCGACGCGGTGACCCCGGCGGACTGGGCCGAGCGCGGGTTCGGTGCCGGTACACCGTTCTCGCTGGCGCACACATTCGTCCAAACAGGACCGTTCCGGCCGCGCAACGTGTTGCCGGGCATCGAGAACGCCGCGCTCGCCGGTTGCGGGACCACACCGGGCGTGGGCATCCCGCCGGTGCTGATCTCCGGGAAGCTCGCCGCGGCGAGGATCCTGGCCGCATGA
- a CDS encoding Rv2175c family DNA-binding protein, translating into MSAIPVADDVLDADVAVLPLGEVATALGQSANKVRQLLRDGQLIAVRRSGELMVPAVFLVGGAIVKGLGGTITVLADAGFGRTEMLRWLFAEDDTLPGTTPINALRTSHGTEVKRRAQAMAF; encoded by the coding sequence GTGAGTGCGATTCCTGTCGCTGATGACGTGCTCGACGCCGATGTGGCCGTGCTTCCGCTCGGGGAAGTGGCCACCGCACTCGGTCAGTCGGCCAACAAGGTCCGGCAACTGCTCAGAGACGGTCAGCTGATCGCCGTGCGGCGGTCCGGTGAGTTGATGGTCCCGGCGGTCTTCCTGGTCGGAGGCGCCATCGTGAAGGGCCTCGGCGGCACCATCACCGTGCTGGCCGACGCCGGTTTCGGGCGCACCGAGATGCTGCGCTGGCTGTTCGCCGAGGACGACACCCTGCCCGGCACCACGCCGATCAACGCGCTGCGCACCAGCCACGGCACCGAGGTCAAGCGCCGCGCCCAGGCGATGGCTTTCTAG
- a CDS encoding ABATE domain-containing protein: protein MADSWRGYQLAGGHIALDLVNTVSWRGDPPRRLDRLELPGFFADWLTRTGLGVPEGDLTAVLPEVRELRELVYDLLADGQPQQADLDRFSVLLAAAHTRAHAEPSLPVRWSVPVETPADLLPALVLLADELLRSPDTANVRRCAGRGCEWLFIDSTRNHSRRWCRADDCGNRERARRHYRRTREPV from the coding sequence ATGGCGGACAGCTGGCGCGGGTACCAACTCGCGGGCGGGCACATCGCGCTCGACCTGGTCAACACGGTGTCGTGGCGCGGTGACCCGCCACGACGGCTGGACCGGCTGGAGCTGCCCGGTTTCTTCGCCGACTGGCTCACGCGAACCGGCCTCGGTGTCCCCGAAGGCGACCTGACCGCCGTCCTCCCGGAGGTCCGTGAGCTGCGAGAACTCGTCTACGACCTGCTCGCGGACGGGCAGCCCCAGCAGGCCGACCTCGACCGATTCAGCGTCCTGCTCGCCGCCGCGCACACGCGGGCGCACGCCGAGCCGTCCCTCCCGGTGCGCTGGTCGGTACCGGTCGAGACGCCGGCCGACCTCCTCCCGGCGCTGGTCCTCCTGGCCGACGAACTGCTCCGCTCCCCCGACACGGCGAACGTCCGCCGGTGCGCGGGCCGCGGGTGCGAATGGCTGTTCATCGACAGCACCCGCAACCACTCCCGCCGGTGGTGCCGCGCGGACGACTGCGGCAACCGCGAACGCGCGCGGCGGCACTACCGGCGGACGCGCGAACCCGTTTGA
- a CDS encoding LLM class F420-dependent oxidoreductase, translated as MTTPNRPIRVGVQIQPQHADYATIRRAASEAEDLGVDIAFNWDHFYPLYGEPEGKHYECWTMLGAWAESTSRVEIGALVTCNSYRNPELLADMARTVDNISDGRLILGIGSGWFEKDYTEYGYEFGTAGGRLNDLGDALPRIESRLGKLNPQPARKIPVLIGGGGEKKTLRLVAKHADIWHGFGDPDVVERKVRILDQHCADVGRDPGEIERSVAVESEPSELGPKLLERGVSLFTVGVTGPDYDFSLLRQWVEWRDKTNS; from the coding sequence ATGACGACACCCAACCGGCCGATCCGGGTCGGAGTCCAGATCCAGCCCCAGCACGCCGACTACGCCACCATCCGCCGGGCCGCGTCCGAGGCCGAGGACCTCGGCGTCGACATCGCCTTCAACTGGGACCACTTCTACCCGCTCTACGGGGAGCCCGAAGGCAAGCACTACGAGTGCTGGACCATGCTGGGTGCTTGGGCCGAGTCCACCTCGCGGGTGGAGATCGGCGCGCTGGTCACCTGCAACAGCTACCGCAACCCCGAACTGCTCGCCGACATGGCGCGCACGGTCGACAACATCAGCGACGGCAGGCTGATCCTGGGGATCGGCTCCGGCTGGTTCGAAAAGGACTACACCGAATACGGCTACGAGTTCGGCACCGCGGGCGGCAGGCTGAACGACCTCGGGGACGCGCTGCCGCGCATCGAGTCGCGGCTGGGGAAGCTGAACCCGCAGCCCGCGCGCAAGATCCCGGTGCTGATCGGCGGTGGCGGCGAGAAGAAGACGCTGCGCCTGGTGGCCAAGCACGCCGATATCTGGCACGGCTTCGGCGACCCCGACGTGGTCGAGCGCAAGGTGCGCATCCTCGACCAGCACTGCGCCGACGTCGGCCGCGATCCCGGCGAGATCGAGCGTTCGGTCGCGGTGGAGTCCGAGCCCAGCGAACTCGGGCCGAAGCTGCTGGAGCGCGGTGTCTCGCTGTTCACCGTCGGCGTCACCGGCCCCGACTACGACTTCTCCCTGCTGCGGCAGTGGGTCGAATGGCGGGACAAGACCAACTCCTGA
- a CDS encoding AzlC family ABC transporter permease, translated as MTSTTSGYTAGIRVGAGFAPATAVLGLTFGALTQTLGWGVLAPIAASVLVFSGSAQFALAAALAGGGGLGVAVGAAALINARFLPMGVAAAGAFKGGRLRRAVEGQAVVDASWAAAHLGGGRFDREKMIGGTVVQFPAWVLGTVAGVLVAPPADVVHRFGLDVVFPGFFLLLLIDELRKEPAAREVAALAVVLAAGLALVLPVGLAIVGSAAAALLGLRTRRATA; from the coding sequence ATGACCTCGACGACGAGCGGATACACCGCCGGGATCCGGGTCGGCGCGGGTTTCGCCCCGGCGACCGCGGTGCTCGGCCTGACCTTCGGCGCGCTCACGCAGACCCTCGGCTGGGGAGTGCTCGCGCCCATCGCCGCCTCGGTGCTGGTGTTCTCCGGTTCGGCGCAGTTCGCGCTGGCCGCGGCACTGGCCGGAGGCGGCGGGCTCGGCGTGGCGGTCGGCGCGGCGGCGCTGATCAACGCGCGGTTCCTGCCGATGGGCGTGGCCGCGGCCGGCGCCTTCAAGGGCGGCAGGCTGCGGCGGGCGGTGGAGGGGCAGGCCGTGGTGGACGCGTCGTGGGCCGCCGCGCACCTCGGGGGCGGCCGGTTCGACCGGGAGAAGATGATCGGCGGCACGGTGGTGCAGTTCCCGGCGTGGGTGCTCGGCACGGTGGCGGGGGTGCTGGTGGCGCCGCCCGCGGACGTGGTGCACCGGTTCGGCCTGGACGTGGTGTTCCCGGGTTTCTTCCTGCTGTTGCTGATCGACGAGCTGCGCAAGGAGCCGGCGGCCCGGGAGGTGGCGGCGCTGGCGGTGGTGCTGGCCGCGGGGTTGGCGCTGGTACTGCCGGTGGGCCTGGCGATCGTCGGCTCCGCCGCCGCGGCCCTGCTCGGCCTCCGCACCCGGCGGGCGACGGCATGA
- a CDS encoding PASTA domain-containing protein, whose protein sequence is MTRTEASLVGTLLDRRYRVDRLLARGGMSSVYRGVDTRLDRPVAIKVMDPRFADDRSFVDRFEREARSAAKLHHQNVVAVHDQGLDTSAETGRAFLVMELVDGGTLREVLTEQGPLDIALALSVAEPVLSALAAAHRAGLVHRDVKPENVLIGRGGQQGAGVVKVGDFGLVRAVASAGTTSSSVILGTVAYLSPEQVTVGAASVRGDVYSAGILLYEMLTGQTPYTGDTAISVAYRHVNDDVPAPSQLRAGIPPALDQLVLRATRRDPEARPADAGAFLDELLRVRAELGIGPVPVPVPPPPDLDRESDVEKTTPHLAAIGAAPAAPAAPAVVPTMHPHPHPADQPTVQNVPQPGAHHPGQSGPQTVVQHPGQSGPQATVHHAAVSGPQTAVQSGPQTAVQAGPQAAARQAPVRHATKMYDRPPTPPTPPPPSPPAGTPAAAHEEPPPPRNRKRLYLVLGLVVLLIGGTIGAATWWYSGGRYAQIPKLAGMSQAEAGDALRAAQLNPAYTKELHNTVPAGTVIRTDPDAGTEVLLDEQVSVVVSEGQPVVPDIKPGADPATAEQSIRLVKLEPRLDPKLDDYSPTVPKGAVVKVDPTPGSKANIGDPVSIGLSKGPPPLPVPDVTGKSKEEAFKALTDAGFQPFEAGEEFVQNVPAGKVSKTSPPGGTTVTGGDKRVGVFISSAVQVPNVVGRSPKDAAKILREAGLDPEFKRGRDDEGNDFNLVLETDPPAGTPVGKGTKIKIRTFL, encoded by the coding sequence GTGACACGCACGGAAGCCAGCCTGGTCGGCACGCTGCTCGACCGGCGGTACCGGGTCGACCGGCTGCTCGCCCGCGGTGGCATGTCCTCGGTCTACCGCGGGGTGGACACCCGGCTCGACCGGCCGGTCGCGATCAAGGTGATGGACCCGCGGTTCGCCGACGACCGCTCCTTTGTGGACCGCTTCGAGCGCGAGGCCCGCTCGGCGGCCAAGCTGCACCACCAGAACGTGGTGGCCGTGCACGACCAGGGCCTGGACACCTCGGCCGAGACCGGCCGCGCCTTCCTGGTGATGGAACTGGTCGACGGCGGCACGCTGCGCGAGGTGCTCACCGAACAGGGCCCGCTGGACATCGCACTCGCGCTGTCGGTGGCCGAGCCGGTGCTCTCCGCGCTCGCCGCCGCCCACCGCGCCGGGCTGGTGCACCGCGACGTCAAGCCGGAGAACGTGCTCATCGGCCGGGGTGGACAGCAGGGCGCCGGCGTGGTGAAGGTGGGTGACTTCGGCCTGGTCCGCGCGGTCGCCAGCGCCGGGACCACCAGCTCCAGCGTCATCCTCGGCACGGTCGCCTACCTCTCCCCCGAGCAGGTCACGGTCGGCGCGGCGAGCGTGCGCGGCGACGTGTACTCCGCGGGCATCCTGCTCTACGAGATGCTCACCGGGCAGACCCCGTACACCGGCGACACGGCCATCTCGGTGGCCTACCGCCACGTGAACGACGACGTGCCCGCGCCGAGCCAGCTGCGGGCCGGGATCCCGCCCGCGCTGGACCAGCTCGTGCTGCGCGCGACCCGCCGCGACCCCGAGGCCCGGCCCGCCGACGCGGGCGCCTTCCTCGACGAACTCCTGCGCGTGCGCGCCGAGCTGGGCATCGGGCCGGTCCCGGTGCCGGTACCGCCGCCGCCGGACCTGGACCGCGAGTCGGACGTGGAGAAGACCACGCCGCACCTGGCCGCGATCGGGGCGGCGCCGGCCGCCCCGGCCGCGCCGGCCGTAGTACCCACCATGCACCCCCACCCGCACCCCGCCGACCAGCCCACCGTGCAGAACGTCCCGCAGCCGGGCGCGCACCACCCCGGGCAGTCCGGCCCGCAGACCGTCGTCCAGCACCCCGGGCAGTCCGGGCCGCAGGCCACCGTGCACCACGCCGCGGTCTCCGGCCCGCAGACCGCCGTGCAGTCCGGGCCGCAGACCGCCGTGCAGGCAGGCCCGCAGGCCGCCGCGCGGCAGGCGCCCGTCCGGCACGCGACCAAGATGTACGACCGGCCACCGACCCCACCGACTCCACCGCCGCCCTCGCCCCCGGCGGGTACCCCGGCGGCGGCGCACGAGGAGCCGCCGCCACCGCGCAACCGCAAGCGGCTGTACCTCGTGCTGGGCCTGGTCGTCCTGCTGATCGGCGGCACGATCGGCGCGGCCACCTGGTGGTACTCCGGCGGCCGGTACGCGCAGATCCCGAAGCTGGCGGGCATGTCGCAGGCCGAGGCCGGTGACGCGCTGCGCGCCGCCCAGCTGAACCCGGCCTACACCAAGGAACTGCACAACACCGTGCCCGCGGGCACGGTGATCCGGACCGATCCCGACGCGGGCACCGAGGTGCTGCTCGACGAGCAGGTGTCGGTGGTCGTCTCCGAGGGCCAGCCGGTGGTGCCCGACATCAAGCCGGGTGCCGACCCAGCCACCGCGGAGCAGTCGATCCGGCTGGTCAAGCTGGAACCGCGGCTGGACCCGAAGCTGGACGACTACAGCCCGACCGTGCCCAAGGGCGCGGTGGTCAAGGTCGACCCGACCCCGGGCAGCAAGGCCAACATCGGCGACCCGGTCTCGATCGGGCTGTCCAAGGGTCCGCCCCCGCTGCCGGTGCCGGACGTGACCGGCAAGAGCAAGGAAGAGGCGTTCAAGGCGCTGACCGACGCCGGGTTCCAGCCGTTCGAGGCCGGGGAGGAGTTCGTGCAGAACGTGCCCGCGGGCAAGGTCAGCAAGACCAGCCCGCCCGGCGGCACCACGGTGACCGGCGGCGACAAGCGCGTCGGCGTGTTCATCTCCAGCGCCGTCCAGGTGCCGAACGTGGTCGGCCGCTCGCCGAAGGACGCGGCGAAGATCCTGCGCGAGGCCGGGCTCGACCCGGAGTTCAAGCGCGGCCGGGACGACGAGGGCAACGACTTCAACCTGGTGCTGGAGACCGATCCGCCGGCCGGCACCCCGGTGGGCAAGGGGACCAAGATCAAGATCAGGACGTTCCTGTGA
- a CDS encoding sodium:solute symporter family protein, translating into METLDWIVVGAYFFVMVAIGLWSKNRIRNVVDFFTAGGRMPWWLSGISHHMSGYSAVMFVAFASEAYRLGLTVYVWWALTIGVGVGIGSWLFAARWNRLRAKHGVASPLEYLARRYNVPTQQLMAWSGAVLKVVDIAAKWSAVAILLRGFAGVPIEVGILLVGVVTMVYSVMGGLWADALTDFGQFIIQAAAGIVMFVAVAAHFGGIQFLWEIWDQLPADRSQPLNGEYTSTFFLALFVIKTLEYNGGMWNLAQRYMAAPDGAAARKSAMLSSFLWLVWPLVLFFPMWAAPLIVPDLTNAGDAYIELGKVMLPVGMIGLVLAGFFSHTMAMVSSDANVISAVITRDMLPRLWKGAKRMSQDAQLKLARITTFVFIGLSMAIALSLDTNGGVLKVVVDLVAATMGPIAVPLMLGLLPWFRRMGPAAALTSTLSGLVVWASLYISQQNGVKVPKEALVAYPLLTSLVLFLVIGLVFSQRTPDRDGLIDSLSTDAPAAKPGEPDEPARVAAK; encoded by the coding sequence ATGGAGACGCTGGACTGGATAGTGGTCGGCGCTTACTTCTTCGTGATGGTGGCGATCGGCCTGTGGTCGAAGAACCGCATCCGGAACGTGGTCGACTTCTTCACCGCCGGCGGCCGGATGCCGTGGTGGCTGTCCGGGATCTCGCACCACATGTCGGGCTACAGCGCCGTCATGTTCGTGGCCTTCGCCAGTGAGGCGTACCGGCTCGGGCTGACCGTGTACGTCTGGTGGGCGCTGACCATCGGCGTCGGGGTCGGCATCGGCAGCTGGCTGTTCGCCGCGCGCTGGAACCGCTTGCGCGCCAAGCACGGCGTGGCCTCGCCGCTGGAGTACCTGGCCCGGCGCTACAACGTGCCGACCCAGCAGCTGATGGCGTGGTCCGGTGCGGTGCTCAAGGTGGTCGACATCGCGGCGAAGTGGTCCGCGGTGGCGATCCTGCTGCGCGGGTTCGCTGGCGTGCCGATCGAGGTCGGCATCCTGCTGGTCGGCGTGGTCACCATGGTCTACTCCGTGATGGGCGGCCTGTGGGCCGACGCGCTCACCGACTTCGGCCAGTTCATCATCCAGGCCGCGGCGGGCATCGTGATGTTCGTGGCGGTGGCCGCGCACTTCGGCGGCATCCAGTTCCTCTGGGAGATCTGGGACCAGCTGCCCGCCGACCGGAGCCAGCCGCTCAACGGCGAGTACACCTCGACCTTCTTCCTGGCCCTGTTCGTGATCAAGACGCTGGAGTACAACGGCGGCATGTGGAACCTGGCGCAGCGCTACATGGCCGCGCCGGACGGGGCGGCGGCGCGCAAGTCGGCGATGCTGTCCAGCTTCCTGTGGCTGGTGTGGCCGCTGGTGCTGTTCTTCCCGATGTGGGCCGCGCCGCTGATCGTGCCGGACCTGACCAACGCCGGGGACGCCTACATCGAGCTCGGCAAGGTGATGCTGCCGGTCGGCATGATCGGGCTGGTGCTGGCCGGCTTCTTCTCGCACACCATGGCGATGGTGTCCTCGGACGCCAACGTGATCTCGGCGGTGATCACCCGCGACATGCTGCCGAGACTGTGGAAGGGCGCGAAGCGGATGAGCCAGGACGCCCAGCTGAAGCTCGCGCGGATCACCACGTTCGTGTTCATCGGGCTGAGCATGGCGATCGCGTTGTCACTGGACACCAACGGCGGTGTGCTCAAGGTGGTGGTCGACCTGGTCGCCGCGACCATGGGCCCGATCGCGGTGCCGTTGATGCTCGGCCTGCTGCCGTGGTTCCGGCGGATGGGCCCGGCGGCCGCGCTCACCTCGACGCTGAGCGGCCTGGTGGTGTGGGCGAGCCTGTACATCTCGCAGCAGAACGGGGTGAAGGTGCCGAAGGAGGCGCTGGTGGCCTACCCGCTGCTCACCTCGCTGGTGCTGTTCCTGGTGATCGGGCTGGTGTTCTCGCAGCGCACGCCGGACCGGGACGGCCTGATCGACTCGCTGTCCACCGACGCCCCTGCGGCCAAGCCGGGCGAACCGGACGAACCCGCCCGGGTGGCCGCGAAGTAG
- a CDS encoding phytoene/squalene synthase family protein, translating into MSTELDAAGIHGDQLRAAYTESRRINAHYGRTFFLATRLLPARARPFAHALYGFARAVDEVVDNPAPGTDPAAGLDAVAAQLDDVFSGESTEFAALADTVRRFDLDRSLFDAFLRSMRMDLTVTEYDTYADLAEYTWGSASVIGLQMLPVFGTVGGRAEAEPSAAALGEAFQLTNFLRDVGEDLDRGRVYLPRAELAAFGVDRALLESCRRRRVTDARVRRALAAAVARNRAVYRRARSGVPLLRKESRPCVATALTLYEGILDEIVAADYDVLNRRVVVPKRRRLAVAGPSLLRVQGLELLQGAKTRSAGLVSKA; encoded by the coding sequence ATGAGCACCGAACTCGACGCGGCGGGCATCCACGGTGACCAGCTCCGCGCCGCCTACACCGAGTCCCGCCGGATCAACGCGCACTACGGGCGCACGTTCTTCCTGGCGACCAGGCTGCTCCCGGCCAGGGCACGCCCGTTCGCACACGCTCTGTACGGGTTCGCCCGCGCCGTCGACGAAGTGGTCGACAACCCCGCGCCCGGCACCGACCCGGCCGCCGGACTGGACGCCGTGGCCGCGCAGCTCGACGACGTTTTCTCCGGTGAGAGCACCGAATTCGCCGCGCTGGCCGACACCGTCCGGCGGTTCGACCTCGACCGCTCGCTGTTCGACGCCTTCCTGCGGTCGATGCGGATGGACCTCACCGTCACCGAGTACGACACCTACGCCGATCTCGCCGAGTACACCTGGGGTTCGGCTTCGGTGATCGGGCTGCAGATGCTGCCGGTGTTCGGCACGGTGGGCGGGCGCGCGGAGGCCGAGCCGAGCGCCGCCGCGCTCGGGGAAGCCTTCCAGCTGACCAACTTCCTGCGTGATGTCGGCGAGGACCTCGACCGCGGCCGGGTGTACCTGCCGCGCGCCGAACTGGCGGCGTTCGGAGTGGACCGCGCGCTGCTCGAATCCTGCCGCCGTCGCCGGGTCACCGACGCCCGCGTCCGGCGCGCGCTGGCCGCGGCGGTGGCGCGCAACCGCGCGGTCTACCGGCGGGCGCGAAGCGGGGTTCCGTTGCTGCGCAAGGAGTCTCGTCCGTGCGTGGCGACCGCGCTGACGTTGTACGAGGGCATCCTGGACGAGATCGTCGCGGCCGATTACGACGTGCTCAACCGCCGGGTGGTGGTGCCGAAGCGGCGACGGCTCGCGGTGGCCGGGCCGAGCCTGCTGCGCGTGCAGGGGCTGGAGTTGCTCCAGGGAGCGAAAACCCGCTCGGCGGGTTTAGTGTCGAAGGCATGA
- a CDS encoding polyprenyl synthetase family protein, whose product MSEPGFDADFPAHVERALAKFLAEAGDPIRAMEPSTGPGVDALSEFVLGGGKRLRPTFAWWGWRGAGGDPAGPDAEGVLQAVSSLELVQACALIHDDLMDSSDSRRGSPTVHVAFAKRHADHGWLGSAASFGQAAAVLLGDLALAWADDMFAGAPLPAPTLAAARPAWRAMRTEVLAGQYLDVHTQATGDSSPEAALRIDRLKTAAYTVQRPLHLGAALAGADDRLIGTLLSFGRDLGVAFQLRDDLLGVFGDPSITGKPAGDDLREGKRTLLLALGMELAAAQDRRADAAVIADAVGDKDLTEDAVTEVRDALTGVGAVAAVERRIDDLTTAALESLDAAELAEPATTRLRELAIQATQRKY is encoded by the coding sequence ATGAGCGAGCCGGGCTTCGACGCCGATTTCCCCGCACACGTCGAGCGCGCGCTCGCGAAGTTCCTGGCCGAAGCGGGTGACCCGATCCGCGCGATGGAGCCGAGCACCGGCCCCGGCGTGGACGCGCTGAGCGAGTTCGTGCTCGGCGGTGGCAAGCGGTTGCGCCCGACCTTCGCCTGGTGGGGCTGGCGCGGCGCGGGCGGTGACCCGGCCGGGCCGGACGCCGAGGGCGTGCTCCAGGCGGTGTCCAGCCTCGAACTGGTGCAGGCCTGCGCGCTGATCCACGACGACCTGATGGACTCCTCCGACTCGCGGCGCGGCTCGCCGACCGTGCACGTGGCCTTCGCCAAGCGCCACGCCGACCACGGCTGGCTCGGCTCGGCGGCCAGCTTCGGCCAGGCCGCGGCCGTGCTGCTCGGCGACCTCGCGCTGGCGTGGGCCGACGACATGTTCGCCGGTGCCCCGCTGCCCGCGCCCACCCTCGCCGCCGCGCGCCCGGCGTGGCGCGCGATGCGCACCGAGGTGCTCGCCGGGCAGTACCTGGACGTGCACACCCAGGCCACCGGCGACTCCTCCCCCGAGGCCGCGCTGCGCATCGACCGGCTCAAGACCGCCGCCTACACCGTGCAGCGCCCGCTGCACCTCGGCGCCGCGCTCGCCGGCGCGGACGACCGGCTGATCGGCACCCTGCTCTCCTTCGGCCGCGACCTCGGCGTCGCCTTCCAGCTGCGGGACGACCTGCTCGGCGTGTTCGGCGACCCGTCGATCACCGGCAAGCCCGCCGGGGACGACCTGCGCGAGGGCAAGCGGACCCTGCTGCTCGCGCTCGGCATGGAACTGGCCGCCGCGCAGGACCGCCGTGCCGACGCGGCCGTCATCGCCGACGCCGTCGGCGACAAGGACCTCACCGAGGACGCGGTCACCGAGGTGCGCGACGCGCTGACCGGCGTCGGCGCGGTGGCCGCGGTCGAACGCCGCATCGACGACCTGACCACCGCCGCGCTCGAATCGCTGGACGCCGCGGAACTCGCCGAACCGGCCACGACCCGGCTCCGGGAACTCGCGATCCAGGCCACGCAGAGGAAGTACTAG